Proteins encoded together in one Coffea arabica cultivar ET-39 chromosome 2c, Coffea Arabica ET-39 HiFi, whole genome shotgun sequence window:
- the LOC140004160 gene encoding uncharacterized protein, which translates to MATMHSTIVFIMVEMLVMMLAVHAGDTNPEFDPCSDAKVQRSDGFSFGLAFSSKDSFFFNQTQLSPCDQRLSLSAKSAQLAIFRPKVDEMSLLTINSSTFDPRNSGGYMVAFAGRRYAARSIPVFVADTAQTVTSFTLVLEFQKGTLQNLFWKKYGCDACSGDSFVCMNNTDCAIRNSKCKGNGGSLDCNIGIQLAFSGTDKNDDVLNSWYEVSNLRQYSLYALYSDLRDSLTSPFKNLF; encoded by the exons ATGGCGACCATGCACTCAACTATAGTGTTTATTATGGTGGAGATGTTGGTGATGATGCTCGCGGTTCATGCAGGGGATACAAATCCTGAATTTGATCCCTGCTCAGATGCAAAAGTTCAAAGATCGGATGGGTTTTCATTTGGTCTTGCATTTTCCTCAAaagattctttctttttcaatcaaACACAGCTTTCACCCTGTGATCAGCGTTTGTCACTTTCAGCTAAGAGTGCTCAGTTAGCCATTTTTAGGCCTAAGGTTGATGAGATGTCTCTCCTCACCATCAATAGCAGCACTTTCGATCCA AGAAATTCCGGTGGTTATATGGTTGCATTTGCCGGAAGACGCTATGCTGCCCGTTCCATCCCTGTTTTTGTTGCAGATACTGCTCAGACCGTCACCAGTTTTACCCTG GTTCTTGAATTCCAGAAGGGCACTCTGCAAAATCTATTTTGGAAGAAGTACGGATGCGACGCCTGCTCTGGGGATTCTTTTGTTTGCATGAACAATACGGATTGTGCGATCCGGAATTCCAAGTGCAAGGGCAACGGCGGATCTCTTGACTGCAACATAGGCATCCAGTTGGCCTTTTCGGGCACAGACAAGAATGACGATGTTCTCAATTCTTGGTACGAGGTGTCCAACCTTCGACAATACTCTCTGTATGCCCTCTACTCGGATCTTCGCGATTCTCTCACCAGCCCTTTTAAAAACCTTTTCTGA
- the LOC140035119 gene encoding uncharacterized protein, producing MKPMQTLQDLIEEAKLRTVWWALCIFAFSYFLTHTSKSMWMNLPIAVFLVSGLRILFNEVDFHWKVRKVSQVTYLSHLEKKQLSVNDSRLSTVPLPPKWKRKIDSPVVEAAVEDFVNKLLQDFVVDLWYSAITSDLEAPKLIHDMFMDALGEVSGRVKEINLVDLLTRDVVDLVGDHIDLFRRVQATIGVDVMGTLSSEERDERLKHHLLASKELHPALISPECEYKFLQRLMGGVIAAVLRPRESQCPLVRCMARELLTCLVMQPVMNLASPAYINQLIESILIAIKEGLTEGDLDELSTMEDHDNDHSVAADSVTGEPSLRKNAALNNHGTDMVTSHFDKQRRLSSDVQGISLYDTTIDEPHPQPADWARKLEAATQRRTEVLMPENLENMWAIGRNYKKKLQKSTTTGLQTPGNNGSVNSSIPGKHMGKEVLQDFRPLEFPPPSSAVDEKVVMQLPLRPHLDTGYGNRVNHLSRDLNKGISSGEGFLDKEHRGSTAVVVNQTAGGLRRSNSASDLRVPSKMDVQFTSKGRGIISEFYSANSSRRNEVHSLIAASDMILHGEALHAPKLKCRVVGAYFEKLGSKSFAVYSIAVTDAVKRTWFVKRRYRNFERLHRHLKDIPNYTLHLPPKRIFSSSTEDTFVHQRCIQLDKYLQDLLSIANVAEQHEVWDFLSVSSKNYSFGKSSSVMRTLAVNVDDAVDDIVRQFRGVSDGLMKKVVGSPSSSFDLSSSVPSRHVSWNADDINKMSLMQSASESVNSFSDNEEVDKDGQVRSEVESSTQANGWHSDNELNSKGFPPRVVKRDGDFGNLDSVVKHDTELSNSLSLGKAPDLSLALTSNQSGDPAEVPPEWTPPNLTVPILNLVDKIFQLKKRGWIRRQVFWMSKQILQLMMEDAIDDWLLREIHWLRREDVVAYGIRWIQDVLWPDGKFFLKWNIESQADDSEQSQVSVQTPEQSARSKAYRPGSFEQQLEAARRASDVKKLLFDGAPSALVSLIGHKQYRRCARDIYYFLQSTICLKQLAYGILELVLVSIFPELRDVVMDIHEKMRAQHV from the exons ATGAAGCCAATGCAGACTTTACAAGATCTAATTGAAGAAGCCAAACTCCGAACAGTGTGGTGGGCTCTTTGTATATTCGCCTTCTCTTACTTCTTAACTC ACACAAGTAAATCAATGTGGATGAATTTGCCAATAGCTGTATTTTTGGTCTCTGGATTACGGATATTGTTTAATGAGGTAGACTTCCATTGGAAGGTTCGGAAAGTCTCACAAGTAACATATTTGTCACACTTGGAAAAGAAGCAGTTATCTGTGAACGATTCTCGCCTTTCTACCGTGCCTCTTCCAccaaaatggaaaaggaaaatcgATTCTCCTGTTGTAGAGGCAGCAGTTGAAGATTTTGTCAACAAGCTTCTGCAGGATTTTGTTGTAGATCTCTGGTATTCTGCCATTACTTCTGACCTGGAGGCTCCTAAGCTAATCCATGATATGTTTATGGATGCGCTTGGTGAAGTGTCTGGAAGAGTCAAAGAGATAAACCTTGTTGACTTGTTGACAAG GGATGTAGTAGACCTTGTAGGTGATCACATAGATCTTTTCCGACGAGTCCAGGCTACAATAGGCGTAGATGTTATGGGCACCTTGTCTTCTGAAGAAAGagatgaaaggttgaagcaCCACCTTCTGGCTTCTAAGGAGCTTCACCCTGCTTTGATATCTCCTGAGTGTGAGTACAAG TTTCTTCAGCGTCTCATGGGTGGTGTTATAGCTGCAGTTCTTAGACCGAGGGAATCCCAGTGTCCCCTGGTTCGATGCATGGCTAGGGAGCTTCTAACATGTTTGGTTATGCAACCTGTTATGAACTTAGCAAGTCCAGC GTATATTAATCAGTTGATTGAAAGTATTTTAATTGCTATTAAGGAGGGGTTAACGGAGGGAGATCTTGATGAGTTGTCAACTATGGAAGATCATGATAATGACCATTCTGTCGCTGCAGACTCCGTAACTGGTGAACCCTCTTTAAGGAAAAATGCAGCTTTGAACAATCATGGAACTGATATGGTGACATCTCATTTTGATAAGCAAAGAAGACTATCATCAGATGTACAAGGAATTTCACTTTATGATACAACTATAGATGAGCCCCATCCACAACCGGCTGACTGGGCCCGTAAACTCGAGGCAGCAACCCAGAGAAGAACAGAAGTTCTAATGCCTGAAAATCTTGAAAACATGTGGGCAATCGGAAGAAATTATAAAAAGAAACTCCAGAAGAGTACTACTACTGGACTTCAAACTCCAGGAAATAATGGTTCAGTAAACAGTTCCATCCCTGGTAAACATATGGGGAAGGAAGTGCTACAGGACTTCAGGCCCCTGGAGTTTCCTCCTCCATCAAGTGCAGTCGACGAAAAAGTTGTGATGCAACTGCCTCTGAGGCCTCACCTAGACACTGGATATGGTAATCGTGTCAATCATTTGTCTCGGGATCTCAACAAAGGAATATCTTCGGGGGAGGGGTTTCTGGATAAGGAACATAGGGGTAGCACTGCAGTTGTTGTTAATCAGACTGCAGGTGGGCTTAGAAGATCAAATAGTGCTTCTGATCTGAGAGTTCCGTCAAAAATGGATGTTCAATTTACAAGTAAAGGCAGAGGTATAATTTCGGAATTCTACAGTGCAAACTCTAGCAGACGTAATGAAGTTCATAGTCTCATTGCAGCATCAGACATGATCTTACATGGCGAGGCATTGCATGCTCCAAAGCTTAAATGTCGG GTGGTAGGAGCATACTTTGAGAAACTTGGGTCAAAATCATTTGCAGTTTATTCTATAGCAGTGACTGACGCTGTTAAAAGAACTTGGTTTGTGAAGAGAAG ATACAGGAACTTTGAGAGATTGCATCGACATCTTAAGGATATTCCCAATTACACGTTACACCTGCCTCCTAAGAGGATATTCTCTTCAAGCACAGAGGATACTTTTGTTCATCAACGTTGCATCCAGCTTGACAAATATCTGCAA GATCTTTTGTCAATTGCTAATGTCGCTGAACAACATGAAGTGTGGGATTTTCTCAGTGTCTCATCAAAG AATTACTCCTTTGGAAAATCTTCTTCAGTGATGAGAACACTGGCTG TTAATGTGGATGATGCTGTGGATGACATTGTACGGCAGTTCAGAGGAGTTTCTGATGGCTTAATGAAGAAGGTTGTTGGTTCACCTTCTTCTTCATTTGATTTATCTTCATCAGTTCCAAGCAGGCATGTATCTTGGAATGCAGATGATATTAATAAAATGTCCTTGATGCAAAGTGCTTCAGAGTCAGTTAACAGCTTTTCTGATAATGAAGAAGTCGATAAAGATGGCCAGGTTCGGTCGGAAGTAGAATCCAGTACACAAGCTAATGGCTGGCATTCAGACAATGAGTTGAATTCGAAAGGGTTTCCTCCACGGGTCGTTAAACGTGATGGTGATTTTGGAAACTTGGATTCTGTGGTGAAACATGATACAGAACTATCTAATTCACTCAGCCTGGGGAAAGCTCCAGATTTAAGTTTGGCATTGACATCTAATCAGTCGGGGGATCCAGCTGAGGTGCCACCAGAG TGGACTCCACCTAATTTAACTGTACCTATACTGAATCTAGTAGATAAGATATTCCAGCTCAAGAAAAGAGGGTGGATAAG AAGACAAGTTTTCTGGATGTCAAAGCAAATTTTGCAGTTAATGATGGAGGATGCCATTGATGACTGGCTTTTAAGGGAAATTCACTGGCTTCGTAGAGAAGATGTTGTTGCTTATGGAATACGATGGATTCAAGAT GTCCTTTGGCCTGATGGCAAATTCTTCCTGAAATGGAATATTGAATCTCAAGCGGATGATAGTGAACAGAGTCAAGTCTCTGTGCAAACTCCAGAACAATCAGCTCGAAGTAAAGCCTATAGACCTGGTTCATTTGAGCAACAGCTGGAGGCTGCTCGTAGAGCTAGTGATGTGAAGAAGTTGCTTTTTG aTGGTGCTCCATCCGCATTGGTCAGCTTGATAGGGCATAAGCAGTATAGGCGGTGTGCTAGGGATATATATTATTTCCTTCAG TCTACCATTTGTTTAAAGCAACTTGCGTATGGAATACTTGAACTCGTACTCGTATCAATTTTTCCGGAGCTTCGGGATGTTGTGATGGATATCCATGAGAAGATGCGTGCTCAACATGTATAG
- the LOC140035120 gene encoding uncharacterized protein: protein MAHLPRMRALGCFFFISLLSFSSFSLALTDAEATYIARRQLLTFSKLDHLSEGGILDSTNFDFELNFTFENDRLKKAYIALQAWKKATYSDPHNTTGNWDGPDVCQYTGVFCAPALDDPNVTVVAGIDLNHADIAGHLPVEIGLLTDISLLHLNSNRFCGIIPKSISKLTLLYELDVSNNRFVGPFPHVVLELPNLKYLDIRFNDFEGALPPALFDKQLDAIFINNNRFHSNLPENFGNSPASVIVVAQNHFSGCLPKSIGKMGETLDEINFAHNGLSGCLPEEITELQSATVFDISENKFVGSLPVGLEYLQKLEEISIAQNMFTGNVPESLCTLPSVTNISLSYNYFENEDVSCVSSGNLTIEDDSNCLDKPSQKTKAACLPVTSHPVDCAKEGCRKSPSRKAPKHPEKPHQPTPTKPRPRTPTKPAPISSPPTPQPTPKPSPSPTVEPPKQAPSPKAQPPKAPAPIPTPVPVAKPPKVSSPSPVKPVEPPKVSLPPAPTPEATVPPPISKPPTPIQSPPPPVSEPPTPVQSPPPPVPEPPTPSPKPTPVQSPPPPTPTPKPAPIQSPPPPTPVPSPIPPVSKPPTPSPKPTPIQSPPPIPTPTPEPTPVQSPPPPVPEPPTPSPKPTPVQSPPPPTPTPKPAPIQSPPPPTPVPSPSPPVSKPPTPSPKPTPIQSPQPIPTPPPEPTTVPSPPLPVSKPPTPSPKPTPVQLPPPTPTPEPTPAHSPPPTPVPSPSAPVSKPPTPIQSPPPPIPSPKPTPIQSPPLPTPTPKPTPIPSPHPFVSKPPTPSPKPTPIQSPPTVVVSPPPTPVKSAPPPVPGHPLPPPPVASPPPVPTQSPLPPVPVHSPPLPVASPPPPVHSPPPPVHSPPPPVFSPPPPVFSPPPPVFSPPPPVFSPPPPVHSPPPPPVFSPPPPVFSPPPPVHSPPPPIFSPPPPVHSPPPPAPVLSPPPPPVQSPPPPRAPIHPPSPPPAPVASPPPPAFADVVLPPILGAAYSSPPPPIYPGY from the coding sequence ATGGCGCATCTTCCAAGAATGAGGGCCTTGGGCTGCTTTTTCTTCATCTCCCTCCTTtccttctcttcattttctctcGCACTAACAGATGCCGAGGCAACTTACATTGCTCGCCGGCAATTGCTGACGTTTTCAAAGCTGGATCATCTTTCTGAAGGTGGTATCCTTGACTCgacaaattttgattttgagcTCAACTTTACTTTTGAAAACGATAGGCTCAAGAAAGCCTACATCGCCCTCCAAGCATGGAAGAAGGCCACGTATTCTGACCCGCACAATACGACCGGCAACTGGGACGGTCCTGATGTTTGTCAGTATACTGGCGTTTTCTGTGCACCAGCACTTGATGATCCAAATGTGACTGTTGTTGCTGGTATTGACCTCAACCATGCAGACATTGCCGGCCATCTTCCCGTCGAGATTGGTTTGCTGACTGACATCAGTCTTCTCCATCTCAATTCCAACAGGTTCTGTGGAATAATCCCAAAAAGCATCTCTAAACTGACCCTCCTATACGAGCTTGATGTGAGCAACAACCGTTTTGTCGGACCATTCCCGCATGTGGTTCTGGAGTTACCGAACCTCAAGTACCTTGATATTAGATTCAATGACTTCGAAGGAGCGTTGCCTCCAGCCCTTTTTGACAAGCAGCTCGATGCCATATTCATAAACAACAACAGATTCCACTCCAACCTCCCAGAAAACTTTGGCAATTCCCCAGCTTCGGTGATTGTGGTGGCACAGAACCATTTCAGtggttgcctcccaaaaagcATTGGCAAAATGGGAGAAACCTTGGACGAGATCAATTTTGCCCACAATGGTCTCTCCGGTTGCTTGCCCGAAGAAATCACCGAACTCCAAAGTGCAACTGTATTTGACATCAGTGAAAACAAGTTCGTTGGGTCCTTGCCTGTTGGTCTAGAGTACTTGCAGAAGCTTGAAGAGATCAGCATTGCTCAAAACATGTTTACGGGAAATGTTCCTGAATCTTTGTGTACCTTGCCAAGTGTAACAAACATCTCTCTTTCTTACAACTATTTCGAGAATGAGGATGTTTCGTGCGTATCCTCTGGTAATTTAACCATAGAGGACGACAGCAATTGCTTGGATAAGCCAAGCCAGAAAACAAAGGCGGCTTGTTTACCTGTTACAAGTCACCCCGTTGACTGCGCCAAAGAGGGCTGCAGAAAATCCCCGTCCAGAAAAGCTCCAAAGCATCCGGAGAAACCTCACCAGCCAACTCCTACAAAGCCAAGGCCAAGGACTCCAACCAAACCTGCGCCAATTTCCTCTCCTCCCACACCCCAGCCAACACCAAAACCGTCACCATCACCAACAGTTGAGCCACCAAAACAAGCACCATCACCAAAGGCACAACCTCCTAAGGCTCCTGCACCAATACCAACACCCGTACCAGTCGCTAAACCTCCCAAGGTATCAAGCCCTTCACCAGTAAAGCCTGTGGAACCACCAAAGGTTTCTCTTCCGCCAGCACCAACTCCAGAGGCCACTGTCCCTCCACCTATTTCAAAGCCACCAACTCCCATTCAATCTCCACCACCACCTGTTTCGGAACCACCAACTCCTGTACAATCTCCACCACCACCTGTTCCAGAACCACCAACTCCTAGCCCAAAGCCAACTCCTGTCCAATCTCCACCACCACCAACCCCTACACCAAAGCCAGCTCCTATTCAATCTCCTCCACCACCAACTCCGGTTCCATCTCCAATCCCACCTGTTTCAAAACCACCAACTCCTAGCCCGAAGCCAACTCCTATCCAATCACCACCACCAATCCCTACTCCTACCCCAGAGCCCACTCCTGTTCAATCTCCACCACCACCTGTTCCAGAACCACCAACTCCTAGCCCAAAGCCAACTCCTGTCCAATCTCCACCACCACCAACCCCTACACCAAAGCCAGCTCCTATTCAATCTCCTCCACCACCAACTCCGGTTCCATCTCCATCCCCACCTGTTTCAAAACCACCAACTCCTAGCCCAAAACCAACTCCTATCCAATCACCACAACCAATCCCTACTCCTCCCCCAGAGCCAACTACTGTTCCATCTCCACCCCTACCTGTTTCAAAACCACCAACTCCTAGCCCAAAGCCAACTCCTGTCCAATTACCACCACCAACCCCTACCCCAGAGCCAACTCCTGCTCATTCTCCACCACCAACTCCTGTTCCATCTCCATCCGCACCTGTTTCAAAACCACCAACTCCTATCCAATCTCCACCACCACCAATTCCTAGTCCAAAACCAACTCCTATCCAATCACCACCACTACCAACTCCTACCCCAAAGCCAACTCCTATTCCATCCCCACACCCATTTGTTTCAAAACCACCAACTCCTAGCCCAAAACCAACTCCAATTCAATCTCCACCAACAGTTGTTGTCTCACCACCACCAACTCCAGTTAAATCCGCACCACCACCTGTGCCTGGGCATCCCCTGCCACCGCCACCAGTTGCCTCGCCTCCACCAGTTCCAACTCAATCTCCACTACCACCTGTTCCCGTCCATTCTCCACCACTACCAGTGGCCTCACCCCCACCTCCAGTTCACTCACCACCTCCGCCAGTCCattctccaccaccaccagTGTTCTCACCTCCTCCACCAGTTTTCTCCCCACCACCACCAGTGTTCTCACCTCCTCCACCAGTTTTCTCCCCACCACCACCTGTCCATtcacctccaccaccaccagtcTTCTCTCCTCCACCTCCAGTTTTCTCACCTCCCCCACCAGTTCACTCTCCACCACCACCCATCTTCTCTCCACCACCACCAGTGCACTCACCACCCCCACCAGCACCTGTTCTATCCCCGCCTCCTCCTCCAGTACAATCACCTCCACCACCACGAGCACCAATTCATCCACCTTCTCCACCTCCTGCTCCTGTGGCTTCTCCACCACCCCCAGCTTTTGCGGACGTCGTGCTTCCTCCAATCCTTGGCGCAGCGTATTCATCACCGCCACCACCAATTTACCCTGGCTATTAA
- the LOC113724000 gene encoding uncharacterized protein — MAGKETESSSGEIKPVEEINAETAPTEQPLLQKGSDDGGGGGGGGGGGWGGWGFSPFSYLSDLQKAAAVAAEEISRNAVEVAKTAAKGVAEIQTAEDSESSKEDDAEASAVEEESEDENEKRRKAALEKLEKASEESFLGQGLKVLDNKMETFASGAWQALGNAWKGSSTLVKQLENSATNFAESIHHGGLPGANGSVAPSLLESGKALTAKGIQVLEFVGKETMDLLIAETGMEVGKNFKAGGKTEEDQLFEEVTFDRCFYIYGGPEQLEELEALSNHYALLFNRRKAKLSSEQKSVYDGKLKLVQQILDLSSEIDGSDVESEKGKKIDAGIESSTDEIKILHDSSVSKAAELAAGFANALAGLPPNDIVQRTAGRLDSLHSEGVHRLSEMCCFAVTQLQMLGKAIISNANKVEDTDIDEEMVRINWPEDFVDKAKIIRFKAQSMTGNVEAISDCFITGMSDVAEVYLAAIKGAGSDSPELHPKNLIQEKANLFSENLRANYSTALGKIQDGLQYLSYLVLSTSIPTA, encoded by the exons ATGGCGGGGAAGGAGACCGAGTCCTCGAGCGGAGAGATAAAGCCTGTAGAAGAAATAAACGCAGAAACAGCACCGACTGAGCAGCCTCTACTGCAGAAAGGGAGTGATGACGGCGgcggtggaggaggaggaggaggaggaggatgggGCGGTTGGGGTTTCTCTCCGTTTTCTTATCTCTCAGATCTTCAAAAGGCCGCTGCTGTCGCTGCCGAAGAGATCTCTCGCAAT GCCGTTGAGGTAGCTAAAACAGCAGCAAAAGGCGTTGCAGAAATCCAGACTGCTGAAGACTCTGAATCTTCCAAGGAGGATGATGCAGAAGCATCTGCGGTTGAAGAGGAAAGtgaagatgaaaatgaaaagcgGCGGAAGGCAGCTCTTGAGAAACTAGAAAAAGCAAGTGAAGAATCTTTCCTTGGCCAG GGTTTGAAGGTTCTGGACAACAAAATGGAAACTTTTGCATCAGGAGCTTGGCAAGCATTAGGAAATGCATGGAAAGGGAGCTCAACCTTAGTTAAACA ACTTGAGAATTCTGCTACCAACTTTGCTGAATCCATTCATCATGGTGGTTtacctggagcaaatggctcagTTGCACCATCATTACTAGAG AGTGGGAAAGCACTTACTGCAAAGGGAATACAGGTTCTTGAATTTGTTGGCAAAGAGACTATGGATCTTCTGATTGCAGAAACTGGTATGgaagttgggaaaaattttaAAGCTGGAGGGAAAACAGAAGAAGATCAGTTATTTGAGGAAGTTACTTTTGATCGATGCTTCTATATTTATGGAGGTCCAGAGCAATTGGAG GAGTTGGAGGCATTGTCCAACCATTATGCGCTATTGTTTAATCGAAGAAAAGCTAAGCTGTCATCTGAACAGAAGTCTGTTTATGATGGAAAGCTTAAACTGGTCCAGCAGATTTTGGACTTGAGTTCTGAAATTGATGGAAGTGATGTTGAGtctgaaaaaggaaagaagatagATGCTGGAATTGAGAGCAGTACAGATGAGATAAAGATCCTTCATGATTCTAGTGTCAGCAAGGCTGCTGAATTAGCAGCTGG TTTTGCAAATGCTTTAGCTGGGCTACCTCCAAATGATATAGTTCAGAGGACTGCTGGAAGACTGGATTCTCTTCATTCGGAAGGCGTTCAT AGACTATCAGAAATGTGCTGCTTTGCTGTAACCCAACTTCAGATGCTTGGGAAGGCAATTATTTCTAATGCAAACAAAGTAGAAGACACAGATATTGATGAGGAAATGGTGAGAATCAACTGGCCTGAGGATTTTGTTGATAAAGCTAAAATCATACGGTTTAAGGCACAATCTATGACTGGAAATGTGGAAGCTATTTCAGACTGCTTTATTACAG GCATGTCAGATGTGGCTGAGGTCTATCTGGCGGCGATAAAAGGAGCTGGTTCTGATTCACCTGAACTTCACCCAAAGAATTTAATTCAGGAAAAGGCTAATTTGTTTTCTGAGAACCTTCGCGCTAATTATAGCACAGCCTTGGGTAAAATTCAGGATGGGCTCCAGTACTTATCCTATCTCGTTCTCTCGACTTCAATTCCTACCGCATAA